In a genomic window of Zingiber officinale cultivar Zhangliang chromosome 9B, Zo_v1.1, whole genome shotgun sequence:
- the LOC122025665 gene encoding cyclin-dependent kinase inhibitor 4-like isoform X2, which produces MGKYMRKAKISGEVAVMELSHGVRTRARTLAAAAASCAYLELRSRRLEKPLPLPPACKAFPEPSPSPGLRASSGSAGSFSTRRCSLDNEAPPDAQVSFGENILEVEATDRNKRETTPCSLIRNPEEIQTPGSTNRPTNSRATNRRIQTFRQNLPNAHEMEEFFSREEQLQQRIFIERYEWVKIDF; this is translated from the exons ATGGGAAAGTATATGAGGAAGGCGAAGATCTCTGGCGAGGTCGCCGTCATGGAGCTCTCCCATGGCGTACGCACTCGCGCCCGGACCCTCGCAGCCGCCGCCGCCTCCTGTGCCTATCTCGAGCTCCGAAGCCGCCGCCTTGAGAAACCCCTTCCCCTGCCTCCGGCCTGCAAGGCCTTCCCCGAGCCCAGTCCTAGCCCCGGCCTGAGAGCAAGTTCGGGATCAGCGGGTTCCTTCTCAACGAGGCGATGCTCACTGGACAACGAGGCTCCGCCGGATGCGCAGGTGTCGTTCGGGGAGAATATTCTCGAGGTCGAAGCAACGGACAG GAACAAGAGGGAAACAACGCCTTGTAGTCTGATCAGAAATCCAGAAGAAATACAGACTCCAGGTTCGACAAATAGACCAACCAATTCTAGAGCCACTAACCGAAGAATTCAAACCTTCCGTCAGAACTTGCCTAATGCTCATGAAATGGAAGAGTTCTTCTCTAGGGAAGAACAACTCCAGCAACGAATATTTATCGAAAG GTATGAATGGGTGAAAATTGACTTCTAG
- the LOC122025665 gene encoding cyclin-dependent kinase inhibitor 4-like isoform X1, which produces MGKYMRKAKISGEVAVMELSHGVRTRARTLAAAAASCAYLELRSRRLEKPLPLPPACKAFPEPSPSPGLRASSGSAGSFSTRRCSLDNEAPPDAQVSFGENILEVEATDRNKRETTPCSLIRNPEEIQTPGSTNRPTNSRATNRRIQTFRQNLPNAHEMEEFFSREEQLQQRIFIERYNFDPANDHPLPGRYEWVKIDF; this is translated from the exons ATGGGAAAGTATATGAGGAAGGCGAAGATCTCTGGCGAGGTCGCCGTCATGGAGCTCTCCCATGGCGTACGCACTCGCGCCCGGACCCTCGCAGCCGCCGCCGCCTCCTGTGCCTATCTCGAGCTCCGAAGCCGCCGCCTTGAGAAACCCCTTCCCCTGCCTCCGGCCTGCAAGGCCTTCCCCGAGCCCAGTCCTAGCCCCGGCCTGAGAGCAAGTTCGGGATCAGCGGGTTCCTTCTCAACGAGGCGATGCTCACTGGACAACGAGGCTCCGCCGGATGCGCAGGTGTCGTTCGGGGAGAATATTCTCGAGGTCGAAGCAACGGACAG GAACAAGAGGGAAACAACGCCTTGTAGTCTGATCAGAAATCCAGAAGAAATACAGACTCCAGGTTCGACAAATAGACCAACCAATTCTAGAGCCACTAACCGAAGAATTCAAACCTTCCGTCAGAACTTGCCTAATGCTCATGAAATGGAAGAGTTCTTCTCTAGGGAAGAACAACTCCAGCAACGAATATTTATCGAAAG GTACAACTTCGATCCCGCTAATGACCACCCACTTCCTGGTAGGTATGAATGGGTGAAAATTGACTTCTAG